The stretch of DNA GCGTACTTTTCGGCGTCACCCTTGCCCTTTTCAAGCTGGATATGGCCGAGTTCCGTATTCGGAAGCAGCACGCCATGATAAATCAGCGCCGTGCCGATGCCGGTGCCGAGCGTGGTGGCGATGACCAAACCATCCTCGCCCTTGGCGGCACCATACTGCTGCTCCGCAAGACCAGCGGCATCCGCATCGTTGACGACGGTGACCGGACGGCCGCACGCCTTGGAGAAGACCTCGGTGACGTCAAGACCAATCCAAGACTTGTCGAGATTCGCCATGAAATCGAGCGACTTGCCAGGCTTGATGGGAGCGGGGAAGGCGATGCCCACCGGGGCGCCCGCAGGCACCTCGAAATGCTCCAGCTCTTGGCGCACAATGGCCGCGACGGCATCAGGCGTGGAGACTTCAGGCGTAAGGATCTTCAAGCGCGGCAGGGCAAACTCGCCCTTTTCCAGATCCACTGGGGCCGCTTTGATGCCCGAGCCACCAATATCAACGCCAAAGGCCTGTGCTGTCTCAATCATCGCTAACCTCTCTTGGTAACGGAACAAAAATAATCGTTGACATTGTACCGCACTCGATAGCCAACACGCTTGCATCAATGGTTGAATTAAACCTGCAAGCGCATAATCTTCTACTTTGACTCTTTTTTCAGCGGCGGCATGGGCTGCCAGTTCGGGTCGTGCAGAAGCTTGCGCGAATCGACCCATCCTTTGGCAATAGCCTTGAGTCCCGGCTTGACGTGCTCCCGGTCGACGGCGAAGAGGCGGATAACCTCTTTGACGGCCGTAAGAAGGGTCCCCAACCCGAAGAGGGCCGGTCGATAGTCACCGTGTGTCATGAAGTAGCGGGCCATATAGCCGCGGTTGCGCATGATGTGATACCGGTTCATGTCGGAGGTCGAGTTGAGCTGGCGCAGGCCAGCGATGTCCCAGTTGCCGATATCACGGGTGCGCTGGATGATCTTGTCGTTGACCACGATGGGGTCGGTCACCTTGCTGGCAAGATAGCCGTAGATCGTATCGTCCCAATAAATGAAGAAACGCGGGTCGGGCAGGCCAATCTGCTCGACGATGTTGCGGCGGAAGAGGCCGCCTTCGAAGCACATCGTGTCCATCGTACGGTAACCGGAAGGCCCGAACGCGGCGGGAGCGATGGGATTCGGGATGCCGAGAGGAACGATAAAATCGTACTGCCAATAAAA from Bifidobacterium sp. ESL0728 encodes:
- the ppgK gene encoding polyphosphate--glucose phosphotransferase gives rise to the protein MIETAQAFGVDIGGSGIKAAPVDLEKGEFALPRLKILTPEVSTPDAVAAIVRQELEHFEVPAGAPVGIAFPAPIKPGKSLDFMANLDKSWIGLDVTEVFSKACGRPVTVVNDADAAGLAEQQYGAAKGEDGLVIATTLGTGIGTALIYHGVLLPNTELGHIQLEKGKGDAEKYAASSVRDKKSLGYKKWAKRLTKYYGLLEKYFSPDLFVVGGGVSRMADKFLPYIDIKTPIVQAKLRNEAGIVGAAYYATTKLV
- a CDS encoding glycosyltransferase, which encodes METDTVEGKDVASSAQSPIEKLAIVVVTYKRQKLLARLFDSIKGLKAAPWRVVVVDNEHSDDTKVMVGQFSDAINAQWGKTGPDESGNTERVVYAPQEGNIGGSGGFSNGVKKAYELGAEWFWVMDDDVAVLPNAIGQLAKWTLRHDVIQGSRLDYDGGDFYWQYDFIVPLGIPNPIAPAAFGPSGYRTMDTMCFEGGLFRRNIVEQIGLPDPRFFIYWDDTIYGYLASKVTDPIVVNDKIIQRTRDIGNWDIAGLRQLNSTSDMNRYHIMRNRGYMARYFMTHGDYRPALFGLGTLLTAVKEVIRLFAVDREHVKPGLKAIAKGWVDSRKLLHDPNWQPMPPLKKESK